Sequence from the Dehalococcoidia bacterium genome:
GCTGCTGGAGATCGTGAGATAGCCGGACCCATGCGCGGCTGTAAGCGGCGAGGCGCGGCTTCGCGCCAGAGGCCTTCATGACCAGGCGCACCCAGCGCTCGCGCGCCGTCTTCGACCAGGCGCGACGCTTCCTGCCCGGCGGGGTGAATAGCCCCGTTCGCTCCTTCAGGGCCGTTGGCGGCGACCCCATCATCGCCGCCTCCGCCTCCGGCTCCCGCCTGGTGGATGCCGACGGAAACGAGTACATCGACTACTGCGGCTCCTGGGGCCCGCTCATCCTCGGCCACGCCGACCCCGAGGTAGTCGAGGCCATCGCCGAGGCTGCAGCGAAAGGGACGACCTACGGCATCGCGACCGAAGCCGAAGCCGAGCTCGCGCGCCTGGTCTGCGAGTCCGTACCCTCCATCGACATGGTGCGCCTCGTGAATTCGGGGACGGAGGCGACCATGTCGGCCTTGCGGCTGGCACGGGCTTACACAGGCAGGGACAAGGTCCTCAAGTTCGAGGGCTGCTATCACGGCCACGCCGACGGCCTTCTCGTACAGGCCGGCTCCGGCGTGGCGACCCTGTCGCTGCCTGACAGCCCCGGTGTGCCGCGCGCCTTCGCCGAACTCACGCTCGTCGCGCCATACAACGACCTGGGCGCGGTCGAGAGGATGTTCGACCGCCATGGCAGCGGCCTCGCCGCGGTCATCGTCGAGCCGGTCGCGGCCAACATGGGTGTGGTGCCGCCGGAGGACGGCTTCCTCGCCGGCTTGCGGCGGCTGTGCAGCGCTAACGGCACTCTTCTCGTCTTCGACGAGGTCGTGACGGGCTATCGCCTCGGCCCTGGCGGCTACCAGGAAGTCTGCGGCGTCATGCCGGACCTGACCTGCCTGGGGAAAGTGATCGGCGGCGGGCTGCCCGTCGGCGCCTACGGCGGACGGCGGGACATCATGGAAATGGTCGCCCCCGTCGGCCCTGTGTACCAGGCCGGCACCCTCTCCGGCAATCCGCTTGCCATGGCCGCCGGACTGGTCACGCTGCGGCGGCTACAGGCCCCCGGCTTTCATGAGACCCTGGAGAGGAGGACAGCCCGGCTTGCCGGCGGTCTCGACAAGGAAGCGCGCCGTGCGGAAGTGCCGCTAACGGTGAACCGCGTCGGCTCCATGTTGACGCCGTTCTTTACGCCCGGTCCTGTGCGCGACTACGCGACCGCGAAGTCCGCGGACACCGCGCGCTTCGCCGCAACCTTCCAGGCCCTCCTCGACCGCGGCATCTACTGGCCTCCGTCCCAGTTCGAGGCCGCCTTTGTCTCCGCCGCCCACACGGACGCGGACATCGACGCGACGGTCTCGGCCTTCGGGGAAGCGCTGCGCGCGGCGCGCCCCTGACCCCAGCGCGCACCCGTAGCTGTTCGTGCCGAGGCCCGGACGGAGACGGACGACTCGGCCAGGGCCGAGCCAATCCGGGCGAGGGCGGACGCGGCGACCGCTGGTATGATCGGCCCGGAGATGACGCCTGACCTGCAGCAGTCCATCCGCGAGGCGGCGCGCATCCTGCGCGAGTCCCGCTACGTGATCTCGCTCGTCGGCGCCGGCATTTCGGCAGAAAGCGGCATCCCCACCTTCCGCGGGCCCGGCGGCCTCTGGACGCGCATGGGCGAACCGCCGATGAACCAGTACGAGCAGTTCCTGCAGGACCCGAAGGGCTGGTGGCGCCGCCGCATGCAGGCGCAGGCGTCCGGCGAGATGTCTCACTGGGAGGACGCGAAGCCGAACCCGGCTCACTACGCGCTGGCCCGGCTCGAGGACATGGGCATCATGCGCCACGTAATCACCCAGAACATCGACAACTTGCACCAGGTCGCGGGCACCCGCAGCATCAGCGAGTTCCACGGCAACCGCTACAAGCTACGCTGCATCGGCTGCAACACCCGCTGGGACCGCGATGAACTCGAGGTCTCGCCCCATGAACCGCCCGACTGCCCCCATTGCGGCGCGCTCGTGAAGTCCGACACCGTCATGTTTGGCGAGCCGATCCCGCCGGACGCGATAAGCCGCTCCTTCGACGAGGCCGAAAAGGCGGACTGCTGCCTCGTGATTGGCACTTCGGCGGTCGTCTATCCGGCCGCGAACGTGCCGCTGATCGTGCGCCGCAACGGCGGCCGGCTGATCGAGGTCAATCCTCTCGAGACGGCCCTGAGCGGCGTCTGCGACGTGGCTCTGCGCGGCCCGGCAGGAGAAGTCCTGCCGGCTCTGGTCCGGGAACTGGAAGCCTGAGCCCGTCCCGATGACCTTCTCGATTGTCGCCAGGGATATGAGCACGGGCGCCTTTGGCGTTGCCGTCTCGACCGCCGTGCCCTGTGTCGGCGCCTTGTGCCCCCACGTGCGCCCCGGCGTCGGCGCGATTGCCACGCAGTCATACGTCAACGTGGCCCTGGGGACGGACGGGCTCGCGCTGCTGGCCATGGGCCTCAGCCCGGAGGCCGCCCTCAGGGCGCTGCTCAGCGAGGACGCCGAGGCGTCGCGGCGCCAGTGGGGCGGCGTCGACGCAAGAGGCCGGGTCTTTGCTTTCTCCGGCGACGATTGCGTGGAGTGGTTCGGGGCCTGGCCGGAGCCCGAACGGCAGTATTCGGTCCAGGGCAACATGCTCGTCGGCCCCGAGGTTGTGGAGGCGATGGCGAAGGCATACGAAGCCTCCCTGGCCGCCCCGCTGCCCGAGCGCCTGGTGCGGGCGCTCGAAGCCGGGCAGGCCGCCGGAGGCGACAAGCGCGGCCGCGTCTCCGCCGCGCTCCTCACGACGCCTCTCCCGGGAGAGGCGTACGGCTACGACATCCGGGTCGACGAGCACGCTGACCCCGTCCGAGAGCTGCGGCGGATATACGAGATCGTGAGCGCGCGCCGGGCCGAGGCCCGCCGATAACGGAGGAGAACATGCCTGGCATCTGGCGAATCGAGGATGTCGACCGTGAGAACCCGCTGCCGGCCGAGACGGGCTTCCGGAACACCTGGCTCGAACACACGCCGCACTCCAGCACCAACGTCACTCAGATCCGCGAGCGCGGTGGCGCAAGGCCGCACATTCATGAGCGGCACGACGAGATCATGTGCGTGGTACGTGGCGAAGGTGAATTCCGCCTTGGCGATGAGGTGCGTCAGGTGAAACCGGGTGACGTGATCGTTGCTCCCGCCGGTACCGTCCACGGGCCGACCGCCAACAGCCCTTACTTCGTGTTCCTCTCCGTCTTCGCCCCCGAGTTCGACCCGGCCAACCCGGACCGCGTCTTCGTCGAGTAGTCTCGCCTCAGGCGGCCGATCCTCGCGCCGGCGCCGTCCGCAGCGGTGGCGCGAGCATCAGTACGGCACAGGCGATGCCGCCGGCGGCGCCGAGGAAAAACGGCGTCCGCGGCGAAACGAGGTCCCAGAGCACGCCTGCGATGGCGCTCGAGGCCACGGTCGCGCCGCTGATGAGCGCGTGGTAGAGCCCCAGGAGCGTGGCCCTCTCCTCCGGCGGCGCCAGGTCGCTCACAAGGGACCGCGCCACTCCCTCGGTCGCCGCTACGTAGACGCCGTAGGCGGCGAAGAGAGGCCACATGGCGGCGCTGCCGTCGATCAGGGCGAAGCCCAGGTACACGAACCCGAACACCGCGAAGCCGAGCACGAGGAGTGGCCGCTTGCCGAGCCTGTCGGAGAGGTCGCCCAGGGGGTAGGCCAGGAGAGAGTAAAGCGTGTTGTAGAGGACGTAGGCCAGGACCACGGCCGTCAGGCTCATGCCCAGGTCGCGGCCGCGCAGGATTATGAAAGCGTCGCTCGAGTTCGTAAGCGCGAAGAGGACCGTGATAGCGAGCACGAACCAGAACTGCCGCGGCACCCTGTGCCTCGGGATGAACAGCGGCGCGCCGGTCCCGCCTGGCGGCAGGACTTCGCGGACGCGCAGGAACGGCAGCACGCTGAGGAACGCCGGGACAGCCGCGATGATGAACACCAGGCGCAGCCGCTCGCCGGCCAGGGCCACGAGGCCGAGGGCGAAAAGCGGCCCGATGACCGCGCCCGCCGTATCCATGGCCCGGTGAAATCCGAAGGCCCGCCCGGAATAGCCCTCGGAGGTCGAGTCGGCGATCAGCGCGTCGCGCGGCGACGTGCGGACGCCCTTGCCGACCCGGTCGACAAGGCGCGCCAGCAGCACCTGCGGCCAGACGAAAGAGAGGGCCAGGAGCAGCTTGCCGGTCGCGCTCAGGCCGTATCCCGCTACCACCAGCGGCTTTCGCCGGCCTACGCGGTCCGAGAACCAGCCCGAGAATAGCTTCAGGAAGCTCGCCGCCCCTTCGGCGATGCCCTCGATAACGCCAACGACGGGCACCGATGCGCCCAGCGTCATCGTCAGGAACACGGGGACGATGGGGTAGGCCATCTCGCTGGACACGTCCGCGACGAAGCTGACGAGGCCCAGCATGAGCACGTTGCGGCTGATGCCGCGGAGGCGGCGCCCGCGCACCTGCACCTCTTCGAGGCCGGGATCGTTGGCGCGGCGGGGCGGGGTGCTCACGGCTCGGGGGAGGCCCCTGCCCCCTCCGGTTCCTTCGCGGCCGAGAGCGACTCGATGCCGGCCCGGACTGTGCTCGTGAAGGCTTGTAACTGCGCCTCGAGACGCCGCAGCATCTCGAGCGCGTAGCGGTCGGCCTCGTCCATCTGGTTGGTCGCTGCCTGCTCCGCCTGCTGCATGCGCGCCCTGACCTGCTCGGCGGCATCGTCGAGGATCTCCTGGGCGCGCTCCTCGGCGCGGCGGATGATCTCCTGCGCCTGCGCCTCGGCCTGCTTCACGAGTTCGGATTCCTCGAGCTTCTCCTGGGCTTCGAGCTCGGCCCGGTGGATGATGCCCTCACCCTCGCGGCGCGCCTCCTCGAGGACCGCGTCCCGCTGCGCCGTCAGCTCGAGCGCCTCCTTGATCTCCCAGGGCACCGTCGACCGCATGTGGTCGATCAGTTCCAGGATCCGCCGGCGGTCGATCATGACGCTCTGGCCGATGGGCATGCGTTTCGCCTCGGCGACGAGCTCCTCCAGGCGATCGATGAGATGCAGTATGTCCACGCGGCCTCAGTTCTTCGCGGTCAGTTTCCTTTTGAGGGCTTCGTTGACGTGCGCGGGCACCAGGTCTGAGACGTCGTAGCCAAGGGCCGCTACCTCCCGGATGCGGCTGCCGCTGATGTAGAGGAACTCCAGGCGGGATAGCATGTAGATCGATTCGATTTCGGGCGCCATCTTGCGGTTCATCAGGGCCATGTCGAACTCGTAGTCGAAGTCCGTGCCGCCGCGCATGCTCCGGATGAGGACGTTGGCCCCTTCGCTCCGCGCGAAGTTGACCAGCAGGGTGCCGCCGAACTGCTTCACCTCGACGTGCTTCTGGTCCTTGATCGCCTCGCGGAACATCTCCACGCGTTCCTCGACCGTGAAGAGGGTGCCGCCCCGGTGCTCCGCGACCGCGACGATCACGTGGTCGAAAAGGGCGGCGGCCCTGCGCGCGATGTCCAGGTGTCCGTTCGTGACAGGATCGAACGTGCCGGCGTAGATCGCCTTGTGGCCCAACTGTTTCTCCTTACTGGTACAGGCTGACGGCGCTATCTCCATGGCGCCGCGTCAGCAACTTCTTCAGCCCCGCCAACCGCTCCGGCCACTCCCGCCGCTTTGCGTGCTCGACGGCGACAATGCCGCCGGGCAAGAGGAGTCCGCGCTCGATCAAGTCTGCGAGCTCGGACTCGGCCCGATCATACTCATAAGGGGGGTCAGCGACCACAAGCGTGTACGGCCCCTGCAGGCGGGCGGCCGCGCGCGCCACCGTTGCGCAGATCACGCGGCCGCGCTCGCTGTAGCCGGTCAGGCGCAGGTTCTCGCGTATGACCTCACAGGCACTCGCGTCCGCCTCCACGAAATCACATGAGCCGGCGCCGCGGCTGAGGGCCTCGATTCCCAGCGCTCCCGTGCCGGCGTACAGGTCAAGGACGCGCGTGAAGTCGGCCCCGTGGGCCTCCAGAATGGCGAAAAGGGCCTCGCGCAGGCGGTCAGATGTGGGCCGCGTCCCTCTGCCGGGGCTGGCCTTCAGCCTCCGTCCCCGGGCTTCTCCCGCGATTACCCTGATCGGCACTAGCGCGGCGGAGTTGGCGATGCCGCCGGTGCGGCGGTGCGCGTCGGCGTCGGCGAGGCTGGCGTGCTCGCGCCGCCCGGCCTCGGCGTCCCGGCGGCCGGAGTCGGGCCGGCGGCCGGGGCCCTTACGTCCAGCACGACCTTCTGGATCGCCCGCACCACGCCATCGCTAACGATTAACGAGACGTCGTAAACCCCGGCTTGAGGCGGCGCTTTCCAGACCACGTTGCCTTTCTGGCCTGGCTCGATGGTCCCCGCCTGGCTCTGCCACAGCGGCCGGAGGAGGACGCCGTTCGGCTGCGACAGCTTGACGGTGCCGTCCTCCACGTAGCTCACGAAGGGCTCCCAAAGGGACGCCGAGGCAGGGTCGAGGGCGACATCGTCGAGGTGGACGCCGCCGAGCCCGGAGCGGCGCGCAAAGTCCAGCTTGAAGGCGACGCTGAGGCTATTTTCGAACCAGACGGTGCGCTGACCGCCCACGCCGGGATAGGAGAAAGAGACGGCGAACGCCTGCTCGTCCCAGCGGATGCCGGTAGCGCCGTCGTCCTGGAAGATGTTCTTCCCGACGATGACCACCGAGGAACCGGGCGCGAGGGCCGCCGTGCGCACCTCGAGCGCGCTGGCGATCGAAAGCGCCTCACGCAGGCTGATGAGCCGCAGTCCGTTCGGGGCCTTCTCGCGGCTCGCCCGGCCGACGACCAGGCTGACCTTTCTCAAGTCCACGTTCGGCTTCAGGAAGGCGACGATTTCCTCCATGCGGCGGTAATAGATGCTGGGATCCAGCTCCGGTGCCAGCTTTACTTGGTCCGCCACGCGGCCGATCTCCTTCCAGTCGAAGGCGCCTGTATCCCAGTTGATCCCGGCCTTCACAGGCGGCGGCAACGTGATCGTCAGCAGGCGGTTGGAGGCGTGGAGACGGTCGGCCAGGACGTTGATGAAGGCCGTGAAGTCCGGCTTCCGCGCGGGGGCCACGCTGGGATAGTCGAGGTCGATGCCGGCGTAGCCGGGCTGCAAGGCGATCTGGAGAAGGGCGCTGATGTGCGCGTCTCGCAATTGGGGCGAGGC
This genomic interval carries:
- the hemL gene encoding glutamate-1-semialdehyde 2,1-aminomutase, with product MTRRTQRSRAVFDQARRFLPGGVNSPVRSFRAVGGDPIIAASASGSRLVDADGNEYIDYCGSWGPLILGHADPEVVEAIAEAAAKGTTYGIATEAEAELARLVCESVPSIDMVRLVNSGTEATMSALRLARAYTGRDKVLKFEGCYHGHADGLLVQAGSGVATLSLPDSPGVPRAFAELTLVAPYNDLGAVERMFDRHGSGLAAVIVEPVAANMGVVPPEDGFLAGLRRLCSANGTLLVFDEVVTGYRLGPGGYQEVCGVMPDLTCLGKVIGGGLPVGAYGGRRDIMEMVAPVGPVYQAGTLSGNPLAMAAGLVTLRRLQAPGFHETLERRTARLAGGLDKEARRAEVPLTVNRVGSMLTPFFTPGPVRDYATAKSADTARFAATFQALLDRGIYWPPSQFEAAFVSAAHTDADIDATVSAFGEALRAARP
- the coaD gene encoding pantetheine-phosphate adenylyltransferase produces the protein MGHKAIYAGTFDPVTNGHLDIARRAAALFDHVIVAVAEHRGGTLFTVEERVEMFREAIKDQKHVEVKQFGGTLLVNFARSEGANVLIRSMRGGTDFDYEFDMALMNRKMAPEIESIYMLSRLEFLYISGSRIREVAALGYDVSDLVPAHVNEALKRKLTAKN
- the rsmD gene encoding 16S rRNA (guanine(966)-N(2))-methyltransferase RsmD translates to MPIRVIAGEARGRRLKASPGRGTRPTSDRLREALFAILEAHGADFTRVLDLYAGTGALGIEALSRGAGSCDFVEADASACEVIRENLRLTGYSERGRVICATVARAAARLQGPYTLVVADPPYEYDRAESELADLIERGLLLPGGIVAVEHAKRREWPERLAGLKKLLTRRHGDSAVSLYQ
- a CDS encoding DUF1028 domain-containing protein; translation: MTFSIVARDMSTGAFGVAVSTAVPCVGALCPHVRPGVGAIATQSYVNVALGTDGLALLAMGLSPEAALRALLSEDAEASRRQWGGVDARGRVFAFSGDDCVEWFGAWPEPERQYSVQGNMLVGPEVVEAMAKAYEASLAAPLPERLVRALEAGQAAGGDKRGRVSAALLTTPLPGEAYGYDIRVDEHADPVRELRRIYEIVSARRAEARR
- a CDS encoding MFS transporter; the protein is MSTPPRRANDPGLEEVQVRGRRLRGISRNVLMLGLVSFVADVSSEMAYPIVPVFLTMTLGASVPVVGVIEGIAEGAASFLKLFSGWFSDRVGRRKPLVVAGYGLSATGKLLLALSFVWPQVLLARLVDRVGKGVRTSPRDALIADSTSEGYSGRAFGFHRAMDTAGAVIGPLFALGLVALAGERLRLVFIIAAVPAFLSVLPFLRVREVLPPGGTGAPLFIPRHRVPRQFWFVLAITVLFALTNSSDAFIILRGRDLGMSLTAVVLAYVLYNTLYSLLAYPLGDLSDRLGKRPLLVLGFAVFGFVYLGFALIDGSAAMWPLFAAYGVYVAATEGVARSLVSDLAPPEERATLLGLYHALISGATVASSAIAGVLWDLVSPRTPFFLGAAGGIACAVLMLAPPLRTAPARGSAA
- a CDS encoding NAD-dependent deacylase, translating into MTPDLQQSIREAARILRESRYVISLVGAGISAESGIPTFRGPGGLWTRMGEPPMNQYEQFLQDPKGWWRRRMQAQASGEMSHWEDAKPNPAHYALARLEDMGIMRHVITQNIDNLHQVAGTRSISEFHGNRYKLRCIGCNTRWDRDELEVSPHEPPDCPHCGALVKSDTVMFGEPIPPDAISRSFDEAEKADCCLVIGTSAVVYPAANVPLIVRRNGGRLIEVNPLETALSGVCDVALRGPAGEVLPALVRELEA
- a CDS encoding cupin domain-containing protein — protein: MPGIWRIEDVDRENPLPAETGFRNTWLEHTPHSSTNVTQIRERGGARPHIHERHDEIMCVVRGEGEFRLGDEVRQVKPGDVIVAPAGTVHGPTANSPYFVFLSVFAPEFDPANPDRVFVE